From a region of the Pseudomonadaceae bacterium SI-3 genome:
- a CDS encoding transcriptional regulator yields MTVAVQNLRCIWRLPTVKARTGLGRTTIYDLMKDGRFPKSHRIAGAHAVGWNSVEVELWIAEQLGEAF; encoded by the coding sequence ATGACCGTAGCTGTACAAAACTTACGCTGTATCTGGCGCCTGCCAACCGTTAAGGCCCGGACTGGCCTTGGACGCACCACAATTTACGACCTGATGAAGGACGGCCGTTTTCCGAAATCTCATCGGATCGCCGGAGCGCATGCTGTGGGCTGGAACTCTGTCGAGGTTGAGTTATGGATCGCTGAGCAACTGGGCGAGGCGTTTTGA
- a CDS encoding integrase, whose product MEHSMGKLNPKQVENLAEPGTYEDGDGLRLVVKATGRKSWVLRYQLNGKRREMGLGSFPDVGLKAARLAAADQRKLLTTGTDPMAARDAGREALRANERAAAAKAITFKKAASDYIAAHRTGWKNAKHAQQWGNTLATYAEPIIGHLPVSEVATTHVLEILQPIWNTKTETASRVRNRIELVLDAAKARGLRDGENPARWRGHLDKLLPKRAKVRAVEHHTALPWPELPAFMEELAKHEALSYAAIRLTILTACRTSEVLGATWDEVDMESHTWTIPAARMKAGKDHRVPLSGAAQKVLEGLPRIDNSPYLFPGARQGRPLSNLAMLMGLRRMGRGNLTMHGFRSTFRDWAAERTQYPREVCEMALAHKIAEGAEAAYWRGDIFEKRRALMADWAKYATQAPAAIVALRRTAHD is encoded by the coding sequence ATGGAACACAGCATGGGCAAGCTGAACCCCAAGCAAGTCGAGAACCTGGCCGAACCAGGAACTTATGAAGATGGCGACGGCCTGCGCCTCGTCGTGAAAGCCACCGGGCGAAAGTCGTGGGTATTGCGCTACCAGCTCAACGGCAAGCGCCGAGAAATGGGATTGGGCAGCTTTCCTGATGTGGGATTGAAGGCCGCCCGCCTGGCAGCTGCCGACCAGCGCAAACTGCTGACCACGGGTACGGACCCTATGGCGGCACGGGATGCCGGCCGTGAAGCCTTGCGAGCGAACGAGCGGGCCGCTGCCGCCAAAGCCATTACCTTCAAGAAAGCGGCTTCCGACTACATAGCCGCGCACCGTACTGGATGGAAAAACGCAAAGCACGCCCAGCAGTGGGGAAACACACTCGCGACGTATGCCGAGCCGATCATCGGCCACCTGCCTGTGTCTGAAGTCGCAACTACGCACGTGCTGGAGATCCTGCAACCGATCTGGAACACCAAGACGGAAACGGCCAGCAGGGTGCGAAACCGTATCGAATTGGTCCTTGATGCAGCCAAGGCGCGAGGCCTGCGCGACGGAGAAAACCCGGCACGCTGGCGCGGACACTTAGACAAACTACTGCCGAAACGGGCTAAGGTGCGCGCCGTCGAGCATCACACCGCCCTACCCTGGCCGGAACTTCCGGCCTTCATGGAAGAGCTAGCCAAGCACGAGGCTCTAAGCTATGCCGCCATACGGCTGACGATCCTGACTGCTTGCCGTACATCTGAGGTATTGGGCGCGACTTGGGATGAAGTTGACATGGAATCGCATACTTGGACGATTCCTGCAGCTCGAATGAAGGCAGGCAAAGATCACCGCGTCCCGCTGTCCGGTGCTGCCCAAAAGGTGCTTGAAGGCTTACCTCGCATCGACAACAGTCCCTATCTGTTCCCTGGCGCAAGGCAAGGGCGTCCCCTCTCTAATTTGGCGATGTTGATGGGACTGCGCCGGATGGGACGCGGCAATCTAACTATGCATGGATTCCGCAGCACCTTCCGCGACTGGGCAGCCGAGCGCACCCAGTACCCGCGCGAAGTTTGCGAGATGGCACTTGCACACAAAATTGCAGAAGGAGCTGAAGCAGCCTACTGGCGAGGGGACATCTTTGAGAAGCGCCGAGCCCTGATGGCCGACTGGGCTAAATACGCGACCCAAGCGCCGGCTGCGATCGTTGCGCTTCGGAGAACTGCCCATGACTAA
- a CDS encoding chemotaxis protein MotB has protein sequence MRFRKSLGAPVDEENPYWMSFSDIMSALLVIFILASVILMLQLMEIQQELKERQVQFEQEIVELKKAEEVRRTILDEAVEALRKRGIKVEVSENHTVLSIPNDLLGFDTGAYDIHPAYQARALEIGKVINEVISRDDRVDFLDTIFIEGHTDNRPLQGFMGKGNWGLSTFRAISLWQFWGEALPSEEQLSRLDNKDGNPLFSVSGYGETRPVLVQQVTEDDFKRNRRIDIRFTIRRPDSAQYEQVKERLEVAKP, from the coding sequence ATGCGCTTTCGCAAGTCGCTTGGCGCCCCCGTTGATGAGGAGAACCCGTACTGGATGTCCTTCTCGGACATCATGTCGGCGTTGCTGGTCATCTTCATCCTGGCATCGGTCATCCTGATGTTGCAGCTGATGGAAATTCAGCAGGAGCTGAAGGAGCGGCAAGTTCAGTTTGAGCAGGAGATCGTCGAGCTGAAGAAAGCTGAGGAAGTGCGCCGCACCATCCTCGATGAGGCTGTTGAGGCTTTACGCAAGCGCGGCATCAAGGTTGAAGTAAGCGAAAATCATACGGTGCTGAGCATTCCCAACGATCTTCTTGGCTTCGATACCGGTGCCTATGACATCCATCCGGCCTATCAGGCGCGTGCGCTTGAGATCGGCAAGGTCATCAATGAAGTGATTTCACGTGACGATCGAGTGGATTTCCTGGATACGATTTTTATCGAGGGGCACACGGACAATCGCCCGCTGCAGGGTTTTATGGGCAAGGGCAACTGGGGGCTTTCGACTTTCCGTGCGATCTCACTCTGGCAGTTCTGGGGTGAGGCGTTGCCAAGCGAGGAGCAACTTTCGCGCCTGGATAACAAGGACGGCAACCCGCTCTTTTCAGTGAGCGGATATGGCGAAACGCGCCCTGTTCTGGTTCAACAGGTTACCGAGGACGACTTCAAACGCAATCGTCGCATCGACATCCGTTTCACCATCCGCCGACCGGATAGTGCGCAGTACGAACAAGTTAAGGAGCGGCTGGAGGTGGCCAAGCCATGA
- a CDS encoding chemotaxis protein, producing MMDLLQHLIPDFAHMFSANPNGISAWFWLVTALIFGFSLFFLMLHFRHFKARMRALRSLLDGQSKDTLAASRRETLHKAQELKASNVGMLWREFDESLVQSSDQQKLFNTLDAEHFFNARTLASGLTASRLLAAAPSFLVAVGVLGTFVGLTVGLEGLVGTSDEIEALKGGINKLISGAAVAFMTSVWGVAFSLLLNIIEKMFERSALNDIQRLQHDIDFLYPRIPAEQSLVHIAEYGKESKEALQELHERIGDRLQETLNGMNEAMQTALTDALNNIMAPAIQTLVSTTSQQSTQVLETLVGSFMEGMTSVGREQGNQMQQAAADVNAAVSGMSERLGQVFTSLSEQQSRQMEVAQQQSGQFETQLQRITSSADQRQEQMEQRFSELMAGLSSQLQGQLGSAQRRDEERQAMFERLLSESSANQTVLLEKFSSSTQDQMRVMAEAGNERHNNLEKVFSRLMMNLNTQLDTQMGASEQREQARAQRHEQQQAAALAQQQQLIGSFGQTSQQQIGAIAEAAAMQQRNLEETVSKLLGSFNEQVSGHGMQAEQREQSRQQRFNEQLENMAAQQQELLAGIASAVQVTQQQSRQMAEQHQQLMMRLQQATEASAISSKHMDSSANQLGLLSTNLRQASDVLGQRLEAVTQSVEAAGTQNAALAAQLQGQANSLSQLQAALLEGAQRFEQAASEARNGFGDMKQTQQEFLSGVRHEFTTLGETLRAQVETIEKQAEEWLRSYASEVRTQTDDRMNKWNEVSLAYADQMHRNVQAVSGILDELEAR from the coding sequence ATGATGGATTTGCTGCAACACCTGATCCCCGATTTCGCCCATATGTTCAGTGCCAACCCTAACGGCATCAGCGCCTGGTTCTGGCTGGTCACCGCACTGATCTTCGGGTTTTCGCTGTTCTTCTTGATGCTGCATTTCCGGCATTTCAAAGCGCGCATGCGTGCACTGCGCTCGCTGCTGGACGGGCAGAGCAAGGACACCCTGGCTGCCAGCCGAAGAGAAACGCTGCACAAGGCACAGGAACTGAAGGCATCCAATGTCGGCATGCTCTGGCGCGAGTTCGATGAAAGTCTCGTGCAGTCGTCCGACCAGCAAAAGCTGTTCAACACTCTGGATGCCGAGCATTTCTTCAATGCGCGCACGCTGGCCAGTGGTCTGACGGCCAGCCGCCTGCTGGCCGCAGCACCCAGTTTCCTGGTGGCGGTCGGTGTGTTGGGTACCTTCGTTGGTTTGACCGTCGGGCTTGAGGGGCTGGTGGGCACGTCCGACGAGATCGAGGCGCTAAAGGGCGGCATCAACAAGCTGATCTCCGGCGCTGCTGTGGCGTTCATGACATCTGTCTGGGGCGTTGCCTTCAGCCTGCTGCTGAACATCATCGAGAAGATGTTCGAGCGTAGTGCGCTGAATGATATTCAGCGGCTGCAGCACGATATCGACTTTCTCTATCCGCGAATTCCTGCCGAGCAGTCGCTGGTGCATATCGCGGAATACGGCAAAGAAAGCAAGGAAGCGCTGCAGGAGTTGCACGAGCGAATTGGCGATCGGCTGCAGGAAACCCTCAACGGCATGAATGAGGCTATGCAGACAGCGCTGACCGATGCGTTGAACAACATCATGGCTCCTGCAATACAGACTTTGGTCAGCACCACCAGTCAGCAATCGACGCAGGTGCTGGAGACCCTGGTTGGAAGCTTCATGGAGGGCATGACGTCGGTCGGCCGCGAGCAGGGCAACCAGATGCAGCAGGCGGCTGCTGACGTAAACGCCGCCGTGAGTGGCATGAGCGAACGTTTGGGCCAAGTGTTCACGAGCCTGAGCGAGCAACAGAGCCGGCAGATGGAGGTGGCGCAGCAGCAGAGCGGTCAGTTTGAGACCCAATTACAACGCATCACAAGCTCTGCAGATCAGCGACAGGAACAGATGGAGCAGCGTTTCAGCGAGCTGATGGCTGGCCTATCCAGCCAGTTGCAGGGGCAGTTGGGTTCGGCGCAGCGCCGAGATGAAGAACGTCAAGCCATGTTCGAGCGCTTGCTGAGTGAGTCCAGCGCGAATCAAACGGTGCTTCTGGAGAAGTTCTCCAGCTCCACACAGGACCAGATGCGGGTGATGGCAGAGGCAGGTAACGAGCGTCATAACAATCTCGAGAAAGTTTTCTCTCGTCTGATGATGAACCTGAACACACAGCTCGATACGCAGATGGGTGCCTCAGAGCAGCGTGAGCAGGCCAGGGCACAGCGCCATGAGCAGCAGCAAGCGGCAGCCCTGGCGCAACAGCAGCAGCTCATTGGCAGCTTCGGCCAGACCAGCCAGCAGCAGATTGGCGCGATAGCCGAAGCCGCTGCGATGCAACAGCGCAATCTCGAAGAAACGGTTAGCAAGTTGCTCGGCAGTTTCAATGAGCAAGTAAGCGGACACGGTATGCAGGCGGAGCAGCGTGAGCAGAGCCGCCAGCAGCGCTTCAATGAACAGTTGGAAAACATGGCTGCGCAGCAACAGGAGCTGCTGGCGGGCATCGCATCCGCTGTGCAGGTTACTCAACAGCAAAGTCGCCAGATGGCTGAGCAACATCAGCAGTTGATGATGCGCTTGCAGCAGGCAACCGAAGCTTCCGCAATCAGCAGCAAGCATATGGACAGCAGCGCTAATCAGTTGGGCCTGCTTTCTACCAATTTGCGCCAGGCCTCTGATGTGTTGGGACAGCGTCTCGAAGCGGTTACCCAAAGCGTGGAAGCCGCGGGCACCCAGAACGCCGCACTGGCTGCGCAACTACAGGGCCAGGCAAATTCGCTGTCGCAGTTGCAGGCGGCGCTGCTAGAGGGCGCTCAACGGTTCGAGCAAGCCGCGAGCGAAGCACGCAACGGCTTCGGTGACATGAAACAGACTCAGCAGGAATTCCTGTCTGGAGTAAGGCATGAGTTCACCACGCTGGGCGAGACTCTGCGCGCCCAGGTAGAGACCATCGAGAAGCAGGCCGAAGAGTGGCTGCGTAGCTACGCCAGCGAGGTGCGCACGCAGACTGACGATCGCATGAATAAGTGGAACGAAGTATCGCTTGCCTATGCCGACCAGATGCACCGCAACGTTCAGGCGGTTAGCGGCATTCTGGATGAGCTGGAGGCACGCTGA
- a CDS encoding ATP-dependent helicase, translating into MRLIDMLKSLIGERDVAVGSQEGFASSADSNGVNFYLPVQTFKALQGGKGNALQKIQLIVLNMLAEQGIAEHTANGFHVGAEDVAGMDIEQADILRLPRRFTGRFQATISGRTGNSSFRVGIAVEVAEGVTPFSRKGPYLYLTSTESYWLTPAELMGLMAWEKHESLEPAQRGEAANLRLMAELQTAARSGMRIDLSHFDRLDVVVPENVGVIATRLPDGSLMLCPSLGDGSTPDQLEKRWSQLDMSADGGVLRIDNRVVLLDQVKMDGVRNVLANKRIPPDKVAEFIASPTAFLDAALINLEVGFSVRVAGIGKLQHMDFGALDAAKNDWFALDKRPAPAEIIPKVVQTPEELQRFEEVLQAALEQGATSLSFAGEVIDISDVPLVARQLERVKGAFDKPERTDQSGALEDDFDEINEKVAVILKDAGEINSTLLAKASNARLLDSPNWSAYARQPFPHQVEGVEWMLRLMSAALSDDHDDLYRLQGSLLADDMGLGKTYMSLVAIGEYLAAQRRSEEPQKPVLVVAPLSLLENWEDEVGKTFHGIPFRDLVVLQSGRDLNSYRVKGAERESVQLAALADDDGMMDAQSIRYALTIGPEAGAQRLDMDRRLVLTTYQTLRDYQFSLCRIDWGMVIFDEAQNIKNPNALQTRAAKGLKADFKLLATGTPVENSLGDFWCLMDTAQPGLFGSWENYRDTWIKPILSAGEKERDEVRVRLGEQLRKAVGPFMLRRVKEDQLKGLPSKTIRSGVEQVDRGIQRYAPELGVSMRGIQLQVYDDVLDGYRARRASAEDMRGSALAALTQLRSVSLHPRLDDESSLYSRDGRHARQLMSESGKLAVMLQLLDEIRDKGEKVILFMMTKRLQRVLKLWLDQIYGLDIAVINGDTKAVATKAEDMTRKKLIAEFEAKSGFNLLIMSPVAAGVGLTVVGANHVVHLERHWNPAKEAQASDRVYRIGQQKEVFIHLPAVTHPQFDSFDVHLDRLLRGKLMLKDAVVTPEAVSESEMIYSMGL; encoded by the coding sequence ATGCGCCTTATAGATATGCTGAAGTCGCTGATTGGCGAGCGTGATGTGGCGGTCGGTAGTCAGGAGGGGTTTGCGTCGAGTGCAGACTCCAATGGGGTCAATTTTTATCTCCCCGTCCAGACGTTCAAGGCGTTGCAAGGTGGCAAAGGCAACGCATTGCAGAAAATTCAGCTGATTGTTCTGAACATGCTCGCAGAGCAAGGCATCGCAGAGCATACGGCCAACGGCTTCCATGTCGGCGCTGAAGATGTTGCCGGTATGGACATTGAGCAGGCCGATATCCTGCGGCTACCTCGGCGATTCACGGGTCGCTTTCAGGCCACTATCAGCGGCCGAACAGGCAACAGCAGCTTCCGCGTTGGGATAGCTGTGGAAGTGGCTGAAGGTGTCACACCTTTCTCGCGCAAAGGACCATATTTATACCTGACGAGTACCGAAAGCTATTGGCTTACGCCAGCTGAGCTGATGGGGCTGATGGCTTGGGAAAAGCATGAGTCGCTCGAACCAGCACAACGAGGCGAGGCGGCTAACCTTCGTTTGATGGCCGAGCTACAGACAGCTGCCCGAAGCGGTATGCGCATCGATCTAAGCCATTTCGATCGACTCGATGTGGTTGTTCCGGAAAACGTTGGCGTAATCGCTACCCGACTGCCTGACGGCAGCCTAATGCTGTGCCCGAGTCTGGGTGATGGATCGACGCCCGATCAGCTGGAGAAGCGCTGGTCGCAGCTCGACATGAGCGCTGACGGTGGCGTGCTGCGGATCGACAATCGCGTGGTGTTGCTCGATCAGGTGAAGATGGATGGCGTTCGCAATGTGCTGGCCAACAAACGAATCCCGCCGGATAAGGTTGCCGAGTTCATTGCCTCGCCTACGGCCTTTCTGGATGCTGCACTGATAAATCTCGAGGTCGGTTTCTCGGTCCGCGTCGCTGGTATTGGCAAGCTACAGCACATGGACTTTGGCGCGTTGGATGCGGCCAAGAATGACTGGTTTGCCCTGGATAAGCGCCCCGCACCAGCTGAAATCATCCCGAAGGTGGTTCAGACGCCGGAAGAACTACAGCGCTTCGAGGAAGTGTTACAGGCCGCGTTGGAACAGGGTGCAACGAGTCTGAGTTTTGCCGGTGAGGTCATCGACATCTCGGACGTGCCACTTGTTGCGCGTCAACTGGAACGGGTGAAGGGGGCGTTCGACAAGCCCGAGCGGACGGACCAATCCGGCGCACTTGAAGACGACTTTGACGAGATCAATGAAAAGGTTGCCGTCATTCTTAAAGATGCCGGCGAGATCAATTCAACGCTGCTGGCAAAAGCCAGTAATGCTCGCTTGCTGGACTCGCCAAACTGGTCCGCTTATGCGCGGCAGCCATTCCCGCATCAGGTCGAAGGTGTTGAGTGGATGCTCAGGCTGATGAGTGCCGCGTTATCCGACGATCATGATGACCTCTATCGCTTACAGGGCAGCCTTCTTGCCGATGACATGGGTTTGGGCAAGACATATATGTCGCTGGTCGCAATCGGCGAATACCTGGCGGCCCAGCGCCGTAGCGAGGAGCCGCAGAAACCAGTCTTGGTAGTCGCACCGCTTAGTCTGTTGGAAAACTGGGAAGACGAAGTAGGGAAGACTTTCCACGGCATTCCGTTCCGTGATCTGGTGGTGCTGCAATCTGGAAGAGATTTGAACAGTTACCGCGTCAAAGGCGCCGAGCGGGAGTCGGTTCAGCTTGCTGCCCTGGCTGATGATGACGGCATGATGGATGCCCAGAGCATTCGTTATGCGTTGACCATTGGGCCAGAGGCGGGTGCTCAACGCCTGGATATGGATCGTCGTTTGGTTTTAACAACGTACCAGACGCTGCGTGACTACCAGTTTTCGTTATGCAGGATCGACTGGGGCATGGTCATTTTCGACGAAGCGCAGAACATCAAGAACCCTAACGCACTGCAAACCCGTGCGGCAAAGGGGTTGAAGGCCGACTTCAAGCTGCTGGCCACTGGCACGCCTGTGGAGAACAGCCTCGGTGACTTTTGGTGCTTGATGGATACGGCCCAGCCGGGATTGTTTGGCAGTTGGGAGAACTACCGAGACACTTGGATCAAGCCGATTCTCTCGGCCGGCGAGAAGGAGCGCGACGAGGTCCGTGTTCGTCTGGGTGAGCAACTGCGCAAGGCGGTCGGGCCGTTCATGCTACGCCGCGTCAAGGAGGATCAGCTCAAAGGCCTGCCCAGCAAAACCATCCGCAGTGGCGTAGAGCAGGTGGATCGAGGCATACAGCGTTACGCGCCTGAGCTGGGCGTATCCATGCGCGGAATTCAACTGCAGGTGTACGACGATGTGCTAGACGGATACCGTGCTCGACGCGCCAGCGCAGAGGACATGCGTGGTTCGGCTCTTGCGGCGCTTACGCAGTTGCGCTCCGTCTCGCTGCATCCTCGTCTGGACGACGAGTCATCGCTGTATAGCCGTGATGGCCGTCATGCGCGCCAGTTGATGTCCGAGTCCGGCAAGTTAGCCGTCATGCTTCAACTGCTGGATGAAATTCGGGATAAGGGCGAAAAGGTCATTCTGTTCATGATGACTAAGCGCCTGCAGAGGGTCTTGAAGCTGTGGCTGGACCAGATCTACGGACTGGACATTGCGGTTATCAACGGCGATACGAAGGCTGTAGCTACCAAAGCGGAAGATATGACTCGCAAGAAGCTCATTGCTGAATTTGAAGCGAAGTCGGGCTTCAACCTGCTGATCATGTCTCCCGTCGCAGCGGGTGTGGGATTAACAGTTGTTGGCGCTAACCACGTAGTTCACCTGGAACGGCACTGGAACCCCGCGAAAGAAGCGCAGGCCTCCGACCGCGTGTATCGAATTGGGCAGCAGAAGGAGGTCTTCATCCATCTGCCTGCCGTAACGCATCCACAGTTCGATTCATTCGATGTTCATCTGGATCGCCTGCTGCGCGGCAAGTTAATGCTCAAGGATGCTGTGGTGACACCAGAAGCGGTTAGTGAGAGCGAGATGATTTACTCGATGGGGCTGTAG